From Bombus huntii isolate Logan2020A chromosome 4, iyBomHunt1.1, whole genome shotgun sequence, one genomic window encodes:
- the LOC126865132 gene encoding uncharacterized protein LOC126865132 isoform X3, whose product MSEAEDIQNVVENDNLQNIVEGESGKSNTVEYLDTCEDIPKETVKEYPEETKEELFKEEKEKETYVENERKSMEIEKKEATQPASSSTVDNDEKIKREETSTRKEGTVTGTIDGRNENQPVGEWNSLPLLVERLRAALELTLGGRREDEPPALPEDSGVDSEEDFRIRTSMEQVLGNCKEPELKKDLKFLEDLLLSDIQTALSRLRETLEKIDVNALAKHGAASDPTSKLQLLRLVSSLLSRLQMPEETTVKIPVLPSTSLSRRRRGTRHTIGVSTEELAKARKWLEEERNSLPLGEISPIIKEQKEQNISTVSAIDRKPEEVRDKCTKDAINQRQLLEDKNKEIRDNNCVCRGIQQVDAADTKTVGELNMYQAPYRANNYQEKENNENIIEDSDERSRVSKLAAILRQRAELASSSGKYGNSNKFSAKKSKIKRANTIDIPSYLKLQAETLGHEATGCLSLRKPISVGDKSFNSSNVTVPTFQPKTENDRKFLALITKNNETPSVAPVVPFKTFGRTMDMSSLTNENWNSKFSNIKTTFDKPTMSEEKDNKPSLKFRANKMFPGPTQAQVYSNSTPNYSNYSAPNPQIKMESTGFRHAPSSPFRKIERPSPGSPSKVPPSYHWSKNAPVPTNTLKEKARMMFDKETTQQSPKFSRANVEKPSFPRPPWIEHEKNENRANNTVTENGKLDYRSFCKQFAPFVGKTSMETMKLEEQRQRELAQRDNVTGVVDGKISFKVVPDKRVQTREYPPMEHRGSKDIFEAIKTGKDRENRFGENNFADTTLRGSSSVAVQTGINEEHQNEGRSFRVTPKISKGQTLVCSNAAVQTSNKLDRPTISVSDVESEKQWRPLFCGQSDSDQVSENRQRFILDHNQNYHTVSSGSEYNNPVVVPGVRQIPSEQGFRESLPFQETQNYEKQLSGNPVNSYESEDNQKYSSALVPSVLFNGNNPSDEISNATEEKEDLQKTPDWPIESSTFPDDENIQNQDISPDIGVVTRYTCAIATVASSVDSPEPRSEEVAVDSRTSSSPSPSQFSWSRSRPPTNETIASEDEIRRHNLLQQSLVRRLQNEITSLNDQPHQSSNFGQHLTVSQAQTKSSSQSPNLVPQQQSCNQSNTVLNHQQQSFNQPNIASSYQQQSFDQSNIASSHQQQNYKQPNIPLSHQQPVNVTQNVHHPQSTFNQNIHHQQSNIIQQEQRYNQPANFDRPTGSQGPSRFKYLTPVPQKKPEPPRARSPGPVTVNRVVALREAYEQVPNPQSKSIHKERSPVPNGAVPIDSSDEYLVSCANKTSRSIVLSKSESWHQLALSNRYPRAPKINTPASTSSFQSSHPKPPKPKSPSSQKLRSKQFEASSMADSVKKMEDKIRQYFDQPGDHVESKDSLKHRRSPRFASKGMVGLSRSRTMPGLSDEKLCLSITTPQQMPLLNVNTADVDKVFDDLFEEATRTDNQ is encoded by the exons ATGTCGGAGGCGGAAG ATATTCAAAACGTCGTGGAGAACGATAATCTCCAGAACATCGTCGAGGGAGAAAGTGGAAAATCAAATACCGTGGAATATTTAGACACCTGCGAGGATATCCCAAAGGAAACCGTAAAAGAATATCCAGAAGAGACCAAGGAGGAATTAttcaaagaggaaaaagagaaggagacGTACGTGGAGAACGAGAGGAAATCGATGGAAATAGAGAAGAAAGAGGCCACACAACCAG CGAGTTCGAGCACCGTGGACAACGACGAGAAAATCAAACGAGAGGAAACCTCGACAAGAAAAGAAGGGACTGTGACAGGTACCATCGATGGACGAAACGAGAACCAGCCAGTCGGTGAGTGGAATTCATTGCCGCTACTGGTAGAACGTCTACGCGCGGCTCTCGAGCTCACCCTAGGGGGTCGCCGCGAGGACGAACCACCAGCGCTTCCCGAAGACTCTGGCGTCGACTCCGAAGAGGACTTCCGGATTCGTACTTCCATGGAACAAGTTCTGGGCAACTGCAAGGAACCAGAATTGAAGAAAGACTTGAAATTCCTCGAAGATTTGTTACTATCGGATATACAGACCGCTTTGTCCCGTCTTCGAGAGACTTTAGAGAAAATCGACGTGAATGCGCTGGCGAAACACGGCGCAGCTTCTGATCCTACGAGTAAATTGCAGTTATTAAGGTTGGTATCTAGTTTGTTGTCTAGACTACAGATGCCTGAGGAGACCACGGTGAAGATTCCTGTGCTTCCTTCGACGTCTTTGAGCAGGAGACGAAGAGGAACGAGACACACTATCGGTGTTTCTACGGAAGAATTGGCGAAAGCTAGGAAGTGGTTAGAAGAGGAGAGAAATAGTCTCCCTTTGGGAGAGATTTCGCCTATTATAAAGGAACAGAAGGAGCAGAATATATCTACAGTTAGTGCGATTGACAGAAAGCCGGAAGAAGTTCGCGATAAATGCACGAAAGACGCGATAAATCAAAGACAGTTACTAGAGGataagaataaagaaattagGGACAACAATTGTGTGTGTCGTGGGATTCAACAGGTGGATGCAGCTGATACTAAGACTGTTGGAGAGCTAAATATGTACCAGGCTCCGTATAGAGCTAACAATTATcaagagaaagagaataaCGAGAATATTATTGAAGATAGCGATGAAAGGAGTCGCGTAAGCAAATTGGCGGCTATTCTTCGGCAACGGGCTGAGTTAGCTTCAAGTAGTGGAAAATACGGGAATAGTAACAAATTTAGTGCAAAAAAGTCGAAGATCAAACGTGCGAACACTATTGATATTCCTAGTTACTTGAAGCTTCAAGCTGAGACTCTTGGGCATGAAGCTACAGGCTGTTTGTCATTAAGAAAGCCAATTAGTGTTGGAGACAAATCGTTCAATTCTAGCAATGTTACCGTTCCTACTTTTCAACCTAAGACAGAAAACGATAGAAAATTCCTGGCTTTAATTACtaaaaataacgaaacacCATCAGTTGCGCCAGTAGTTCCCTTCAAGACGTTTGGACGCACCATGGATATGTCGTCACTGACTAATGAAAACTGGAACAGTAAATTTTCCAACATTAAAACAACCTTTGATAAACCAACGATGAGCGAAGAGAAGGATAATAAACCTTCTTTAAAGTTTCGAGCTAATAAAATGTTCCCTGGGCCGACTCAGGCACAGGTTTACTCTAATTCTACTCCAAATTATTCTAACTATTCTGCGCCAAATCCTCAGATAAAGATGGAGTCGACAGGTTTCAGGCATGCCCCTTCCTCTCcttttcgtaaaatagaaagACCTTCGCCAGGATCTCCATCCAAGGTTCCTCCATCCTATCATTGGTCAAAGAACGCTCCAGTACCAACAAACACGCTGAAAGAAAAAGCTAGAATGATGTTTGATAAGGAAACAACGCAACAATCTCCGAAATTTTCTAGAGCCAATGTAGAGAAACCTAGTTTTCCTCGACCACCGTGGATAGAACACGAGAAAAACGAGAACAGAGCTAATAACACGGTTACAGAGAACGGTAAACTGGATTATCGATCTTTTTGCAAACAGTTCGCGCCATTCGTTGGAAAAACTTCCATGGAAACGATGAAACTCGAAGAACAGCGTCAAAGAGAACTGGCTCAACGAGACAACGTTACTGGAGTGGTGGATGGCAAGATTTCTTTCAAAGTAGTTCCAGACAAACGTGTTCAGACTCGTGAGTATCCTCCTATGGAGCATCGAGGATCTAAAGACATATTCGAAGCGATAAAAACTGGAAAAGATCGTGAGAATCGATTTGGTGAGAATAATTTTGCAGATACTACATTGAGAGGTAGTTCGTCGGTGGCCGTGCAAACTGGAATAAACGAAGAGCATCAGAACGAAGGTAGATCTTTCAGAGTGACGcctaaaatttcaaaaggtCAGACCTTGGTTTGTAGTAACGCTGCTGTACAGACTTCTAACAAATTGGATAGACCAACGATATCAGTAAGTGATGTAGAAAGTGAAAAACAATGGAGACCTTTATTTTGTGGACAATCGGACTCTGATCAGGTGTCTGAAAATCGTCAGAGATTTATTCTGGACCACAATCAGAATTATCATACTGTATCCAGTGGTTCTGAGTATAATAATCCTGTAGTGGTTCCTGGTGTACGTCAGATTCCTAGTGAGCAAGGTTTCAGAGAATCCTTGCCTTTTCAAGAAACGCAGAATTATGAGAAACAATTATCTGGAAATCCTGTGAATAGTTACGAGTCTGAAGATAACCAAAAATATTCTTCCGCTTTGGTTCCTTCTGTTTTGTTTAATGGTAACAATCCATCTGACGAAATATCAAATGCAACAGAAGAAAAGGAGGATCTTCAGAAGACACCAGATTGGCCTATAGAAAGTTCGACTTTTCCGGATgatgaaaatattcaaaatcaaGATATCAGTCCAGATATTGGAGTGGTTACAAGGTACACGTGTGCTATTGCAACGGTTGCATCGTCCGTGGATAGTCCTGAACCTCGATCAGAAGAAGTGGCAGTGGATTCTAGGACGTCTTCGTCACCTTCTCCTTCACAGTTTTCTTGGTCCAGGTCTAGACCACCAACTAACGAGACTATTGCTTCAGAGGATGAAATTCGTCGACATAACTTGCTGCAACAGAGCTTGGTTCGTCGCCTGCAAAATGAAATCACTTCTTTGAATGATCAACCTCATCAATCTTCTAATTTTGGACAACACCTGACTGTCAGTCAAGCTCAGACTAAATCCTCGAGTCAATCTCCTAATTTAGTTCCTCAACAGCAAAGTTGTAATCAATCAAACACTGTGTTGAATCATCAGCAACAGAGTTTTAATCAACCGAATATTGCATCCAGTTACCAGCAACAGAGTTTCGATCAATCAAATATCGCATCAAGTCATCAACAGCAAAATTACAAGCAACCAAATATTCCATTAAGTCATCAACAACCTGTAAACGTGACTCAGAATGTGCACCATCCACAATCGACTTTTAATCAAAATATTCACCATCAgcaatcgaatataattcagcAGGAACAAAGATACAATCAACCAGCAAACTTCGATCGACCGACAGGTTCCCAAGGACCAAGTCGATTTAAATATCTAACACCAGTTCCTCAGAAGAAGCCAGAGCCACCTCGAGCTCGTTCACCAGGTCCAGTGACCGTGAACAGGGTGGTTGCTTTACGGGAAGCTTACGAACAGGTGCCAAACCCTCAATCGAAATCAATTCACAAGGAACGTTCTCCAGTTCCAAACGGAGCGGTGCCAATCGACTCCAGTGACGAATATTTGGTATCTTGTGCGAATAAAACCTCTAGATCTATAGTGCTCTCGAAATCAGAGTCCTGGCACCAATTGGCTCTCTCCAATCGTTATCCTCGAGCACCTAAAATAAACACACCAGCATCAACATCTTCGTTTCAAAGCTCTCATCCAAAACCACCGAAACCAAAGTCTCCATCTTCTCAGAAATTGAGGTCCAAACAATTTGAAGCGTCGTCAATGGCAGACAGCGTCAAGAAGATGGAAGATAAGATCAGACAGTATTTCGATCAACCAGGTGATCATGTAGAATCGAAAGATTCTTTGAAACACAGAAGATCTCCTAGATTTGCGTCTAAAGGGATGGTTGGACTGTCTCGTAGTCGTACTATGCCTGGTTTATCTGATGAAAAATTGTGTCTTTCGATAACCACCCCTCAACAAATGCCATTATTAAACGTGAACACCGCAGATGTTGACAAAGTGTTCGACGATCTGTTCGAGGAAGCTACGAGGACGGATAATCAGTAA
- the LOC126865132 gene encoding uncharacterized protein LOC126865132 isoform X4: MEIEKKEATQPASSSTVDNDEKIKREETSTRKEGTVTGTIDGRNENQPVGEWNSLPLLVERLRAALELTLGGRREDEPPALPEDSGVDSEEDFRIRTSMEQVLGNCKEPELKKDLKFLEDLLLSDIQTALSRLRETLEKIDVNALAKHGAASDPTSKLQLLRLVSSLLSRLQMPEETTVKIPVLPSTSLSRRRRGTRHTIGVSTEELAKARKWLEEERNSLPLGEISPIIKEQKEQNISTVSAIDRKPEEVRDKCTKDAINQRQLLEDKNKEIRDNNCVCRGIQQVDAADTKTVGELNMYQAPYRANNYQEKENNENIIEDSDERSRVSKLAAILRQRAELASSSGKYGNSNKFSAKKSKIKRANTIDIPSYLKLQAETLGHEATGCLSLRKPISVGDKSFNSSNVTVPTFQPKTENDRKFLALITKNNETPSVAPVVPFKTFGRTMDMSSLTNENWNSKFSNIKTTFDKPTMSEEKDNKPSLKFRANKMFPGPTQAQVYSNSTPNYSNYSAPNPQIKMESTGFRHAPSSPFRKIERPSPGSPSKVPPSYHWSKNAPVPTNTLKEKARMMFDKETTQQSPKFSRANVEKPSFPRPPWIEHEKNENRANNTVTENGKLDYRSFCKQFAPFVGKTSMETMKLEEQRQRELAQRDNVTGVVDGKISFKVVPDKRVQTREYPPMEHRGSKDIFEAIKTGKDRENRFGENNFADTTLRGSSSVAVQTGINEEHQNEGRSFRVTPKISKGQTLVCSNAAVQTSNKLDRPTISVSDVESEKQWRPLFCGQSDSDQVSENRQRFILDHNQNYHTVSSGSEYNNPVVVPGVRQIPSEQGFRESLPFQETQNYEKQLSGNPVNSYESEDNQKYSSALVPSVLFNGNNPSDEISNATEEKEDLQKTPDWPIESSTFPDDENIQNQDISPDIGVVTRYTCAIATVASSVDSPEPRSEEVAVDSRTSSSPSPSQFSWSRSRPPTNETIASEDEIRRHNLLQQSLVRRLQNEITSLNDQPHQSSNFGQHLTVSQAQTKSSSQSPNLVPQQQSCNQSNTVLNHQQQSFNQPNIASSYQQQSFDQSNIASSHQQQNYKQPNIPLSHQQPVNVTQNVHHPQSTFNQNIHHQQSNIIQQEQRYNQPANFDRPTGSQGPSRFKYLTPVPQKKPEPPRARSPGPVTVNRVVALREAYEQVPNPQSKSIHKERSPVPNGAVPIDSSDEYLVSCANKTSRSIVLSKSESWHQLALSNRYPRAPKINTPASTSSFQSSHPKPPKPKSPSSQKLRSKQFEASSMADSVKKMEDKIRQYFDQPGDHVESKDSLKHRRSPRFASKGMVGLSRSRTMPGLSDEKLCLSITTPQQMPLLNVNTADVDKVFDDLFEEATRTDNQ, encoded by the exons ATGGAAATAGAGAAGAAAGAGGCCACACAACCAG CGAGTTCGAGCACCGTGGACAACGACGAGAAAATCAAACGAGAGGAAACCTCGACAAGAAAAGAAGGGACTGTGACAGGTACCATCGATGGACGAAACGAGAACCAGCCAGTCGGTGAGTGGAATTCATTGCCGCTACTGGTAGAACGTCTACGCGCGGCTCTCGAGCTCACCCTAGGGGGTCGCCGCGAGGACGAACCACCAGCGCTTCCCGAAGACTCTGGCGTCGACTCCGAAGAGGACTTCCGGATTCGTACTTCCATGGAACAAGTTCTGGGCAACTGCAAGGAACCAGAATTGAAGAAAGACTTGAAATTCCTCGAAGATTTGTTACTATCGGATATACAGACCGCTTTGTCCCGTCTTCGAGAGACTTTAGAGAAAATCGACGTGAATGCGCTGGCGAAACACGGCGCAGCTTCTGATCCTACGAGTAAATTGCAGTTATTAAGGTTGGTATCTAGTTTGTTGTCTAGACTACAGATGCCTGAGGAGACCACGGTGAAGATTCCTGTGCTTCCTTCGACGTCTTTGAGCAGGAGACGAAGAGGAACGAGACACACTATCGGTGTTTCTACGGAAGAATTGGCGAAAGCTAGGAAGTGGTTAGAAGAGGAGAGAAATAGTCTCCCTTTGGGAGAGATTTCGCCTATTATAAAGGAACAGAAGGAGCAGAATATATCTACAGTTAGTGCGATTGACAGAAAGCCGGAAGAAGTTCGCGATAAATGCACGAAAGACGCGATAAATCAAAGACAGTTACTAGAGGataagaataaagaaattagGGACAACAATTGTGTGTGTCGTGGGATTCAACAGGTGGATGCAGCTGATACTAAGACTGTTGGAGAGCTAAATATGTACCAGGCTCCGTATAGAGCTAACAATTATcaagagaaagagaataaCGAGAATATTATTGAAGATAGCGATGAAAGGAGTCGCGTAAGCAAATTGGCGGCTATTCTTCGGCAACGGGCTGAGTTAGCTTCAAGTAGTGGAAAATACGGGAATAGTAACAAATTTAGTGCAAAAAAGTCGAAGATCAAACGTGCGAACACTATTGATATTCCTAGTTACTTGAAGCTTCAAGCTGAGACTCTTGGGCATGAAGCTACAGGCTGTTTGTCATTAAGAAAGCCAATTAGTGTTGGAGACAAATCGTTCAATTCTAGCAATGTTACCGTTCCTACTTTTCAACCTAAGACAGAAAACGATAGAAAATTCCTGGCTTTAATTACtaaaaataacgaaacacCATCAGTTGCGCCAGTAGTTCCCTTCAAGACGTTTGGACGCACCATGGATATGTCGTCACTGACTAATGAAAACTGGAACAGTAAATTTTCCAACATTAAAACAACCTTTGATAAACCAACGATGAGCGAAGAGAAGGATAATAAACCTTCTTTAAAGTTTCGAGCTAATAAAATGTTCCCTGGGCCGACTCAGGCACAGGTTTACTCTAATTCTACTCCAAATTATTCTAACTATTCTGCGCCAAATCCTCAGATAAAGATGGAGTCGACAGGTTTCAGGCATGCCCCTTCCTCTCcttttcgtaaaatagaaagACCTTCGCCAGGATCTCCATCCAAGGTTCCTCCATCCTATCATTGGTCAAAGAACGCTCCAGTACCAACAAACACGCTGAAAGAAAAAGCTAGAATGATGTTTGATAAGGAAACAACGCAACAATCTCCGAAATTTTCTAGAGCCAATGTAGAGAAACCTAGTTTTCCTCGACCACCGTGGATAGAACACGAGAAAAACGAGAACAGAGCTAATAACACGGTTACAGAGAACGGTAAACTGGATTATCGATCTTTTTGCAAACAGTTCGCGCCATTCGTTGGAAAAACTTCCATGGAAACGATGAAACTCGAAGAACAGCGTCAAAGAGAACTGGCTCAACGAGACAACGTTACTGGAGTGGTGGATGGCAAGATTTCTTTCAAAGTAGTTCCAGACAAACGTGTTCAGACTCGTGAGTATCCTCCTATGGAGCATCGAGGATCTAAAGACATATTCGAAGCGATAAAAACTGGAAAAGATCGTGAGAATCGATTTGGTGAGAATAATTTTGCAGATACTACATTGAGAGGTAGTTCGTCGGTGGCCGTGCAAACTGGAATAAACGAAGAGCATCAGAACGAAGGTAGATCTTTCAGAGTGACGcctaaaatttcaaaaggtCAGACCTTGGTTTGTAGTAACGCTGCTGTACAGACTTCTAACAAATTGGATAGACCAACGATATCAGTAAGTGATGTAGAAAGTGAAAAACAATGGAGACCTTTATTTTGTGGACAATCGGACTCTGATCAGGTGTCTGAAAATCGTCAGAGATTTATTCTGGACCACAATCAGAATTATCATACTGTATCCAGTGGTTCTGAGTATAATAATCCTGTAGTGGTTCCTGGTGTACGTCAGATTCCTAGTGAGCAAGGTTTCAGAGAATCCTTGCCTTTTCAAGAAACGCAGAATTATGAGAAACAATTATCTGGAAATCCTGTGAATAGTTACGAGTCTGAAGATAACCAAAAATATTCTTCCGCTTTGGTTCCTTCTGTTTTGTTTAATGGTAACAATCCATCTGACGAAATATCAAATGCAACAGAAGAAAAGGAGGATCTTCAGAAGACACCAGATTGGCCTATAGAAAGTTCGACTTTTCCGGATgatgaaaatattcaaaatcaaGATATCAGTCCAGATATTGGAGTGGTTACAAGGTACACGTGTGCTATTGCAACGGTTGCATCGTCCGTGGATAGTCCTGAACCTCGATCAGAAGAAGTGGCAGTGGATTCTAGGACGTCTTCGTCACCTTCTCCTTCACAGTTTTCTTGGTCCAGGTCTAGACCACCAACTAACGAGACTATTGCTTCAGAGGATGAAATTCGTCGACATAACTTGCTGCAACAGAGCTTGGTTCGTCGCCTGCAAAATGAAATCACTTCTTTGAATGATCAACCTCATCAATCTTCTAATTTTGGACAACACCTGACTGTCAGTCAAGCTCAGACTAAATCCTCGAGTCAATCTCCTAATTTAGTTCCTCAACAGCAAAGTTGTAATCAATCAAACACTGTGTTGAATCATCAGCAACAGAGTTTTAATCAACCGAATATTGCATCCAGTTACCAGCAACAGAGTTTCGATCAATCAAATATCGCATCAAGTCATCAACAGCAAAATTACAAGCAACCAAATATTCCATTAAGTCATCAACAACCTGTAAACGTGACTCAGAATGTGCACCATCCACAATCGACTTTTAATCAAAATATTCACCATCAgcaatcgaatataattcagcAGGAACAAAGATACAATCAACCAGCAAACTTCGATCGACCGACAGGTTCCCAAGGACCAAGTCGATTTAAATATCTAACACCAGTTCCTCAGAAGAAGCCAGAGCCACCTCGAGCTCGTTCACCAGGTCCAGTGACCGTGAACAGGGTGGTTGCTTTACGGGAAGCTTACGAACAGGTGCCAAACCCTCAATCGAAATCAATTCACAAGGAACGTTCTCCAGTTCCAAACGGAGCGGTGCCAATCGACTCCAGTGACGAATATTTGGTATCTTGTGCGAATAAAACCTCTAGATCTATAGTGCTCTCGAAATCAGAGTCCTGGCACCAATTGGCTCTCTCCAATCGTTATCCTCGAGCACCTAAAATAAACACACCAGCATCAACATCTTCGTTTCAAAGCTCTCATCCAAAACCACCGAAACCAAAGTCTCCATCTTCTCAGAAATTGAGGTCCAAACAATTTGAAGCGTCGTCAATGGCAGACAGCGTCAAGAAGATGGAAGATAAGATCAGACAGTATTTCGATCAACCAGGTGATCATGTAGAATCGAAAGATTCTTTGAAACACAGAAGATCTCCTAGATTTGCGTCTAAAGGGATGGTTGGACTGTCTCGTAGTCGTACTATGCCTGGTTTATCTGATGAAAAATTGTGTCTTTCGATAACCACCCCTCAACAAATGCCATTATTAAACGTGAACACCGCAGATGTTGACAAAGTGTTCGACGATCTGTTCGAGGAAGCTACGAGGACGGATAATCAGTAA